The DNA window CCTGTGGCGTATCCGCAAGGCGTTTTTCGAAAGAGAGACATACATGAAAATAACGATAAGCCTGCGAAACTTTTTATGACGAATCTTCTATTAAGATTATCGCACTCTTTTTCCATCGTTATTTTCCTGACATACATTTTTCTTATTGTCTCTTCGTGACATTTATCACGCCGATCGCGAAGGTGTTACAATCACTTCAGCGGCACTATCTCTAAAAAATTTATTATGGAAGTAACAAAAATGTTACTGAGTATCATGCTTGCCTCGTAGGCGCGATGTGTACACCTCTTTCTCATATGATGTTATTCTGCACTGCGCTTAAAACTGCTTGGAAAGTCGCTGAAGTGTAGTTCAAGCTCTGGCTATGGACGCCAGAGCAGAGAGGCCGAATAGCTGGGATTGCCCGAAAGACGAAGCGCTATCCATCGGACATAACGGATGAGAATGGGAACGAATCGCGCCGTTGATGTCTGAACCGGGGCGCATGGACTTCGCGAGACGTAAAGTTCCGCGAGGTAATCAATGCGGTCCGGTATCTGGTCCGTTCGGGCTGCGGCTGGCGGATGCTGCCGATCCATTTCGGACACTTGCGCACGGTGTATGGCTGGTTTCGCAAACTGGCACGACGATTCCTGTTATAGACATCTACGACGTTGAACTGATGCCCGATCGGGAACGGGCAGGTCATGAAGCGAGTCCGTTGGCTGGGGTGGTCGACAGCCGAAGGTCCTGACGGCAGACATACGGCCTCACCGCACTGGCGGCGCTGGCTCGGGTCCGAGCATCGCCGCGTGGTGCCGTGGACGAGCGTGCGGAAGGTCTGGGAGGACGAGGTCACGACGGACTTGTTCGGATTCTTGACGACGGAGCGAGCGAGGTCGTGCGGCTTATCACCCCAAGGCCCTACTGGTGGTTCTGGATACTCAGGATGAGATTGAGACGTGGTTGGCAGTGCCGTGGGAGATTGCGCGAGGCGTGCAAAGGCCCCTGCCGGGTAAAGCGGTTTGTCCTGATCGGGGAGGCCTGAGGATGTCGCATATGGGTGGACTGCGGTCTGTCTGCTTCCGGGTTCGAACGCTCAGAAGCAGACGTCTCTGCCGAGCTCGACGCTGTGCAGTATCGTTCAGCAACAAGGCCCCCTTAGGTCGCGTGCAAGCCAGGCGGCCAGTTTCGCGCAAATCGTTCGCTGAGATATTTCTAGCGGTCTCAGGTCAGTTACTTGGTGCAGTAACCGCCATTCACCAAAATAGTCTGACCGGTCATCCACCAGCCTTCGGAAACCATGAAGCGGATATAGGGAACGATATCCTCGATATCGGTCAGACCGGTCTTCGAGAATTCCGACAGCGCGGCGGCTGATTTATGGTACGCAACGCGTCGGCCCCCTCGGCCGGATAGAAGAACGGCGTATCCATCGGCCTGGGCCGATCGCGTTCACCGAAATGCCGCGCTCGCCGAATTCCTTGGACGCGGCGCGCGTGTAATGCTCGACGGGTGCCTTCGTGCCGGCATAGGCGGCATAGAACGGTGTGTAGGCCCCCAACAGCGACGTGACCAGCGTGCAAACCTTGCCATGGTCGCTGACCGACTTGCCGGCTTCCTTGAGGAACAGGAAGGCGGACTTATTGTTGATGGCATCCGCCTGATCGAACTCGGCCTCGCTGATT is part of the Anopheles merus strain MAF unplaced genomic scaffold, AmerM5.1 LNR4000991, whole genome shotgun sequence genome and encodes:
- the LOC121603272 gene encoding short chain dehydrogenase mdpC-like — its product is MVEISEAEFDQADAINNKSAFLFLKEAGKSVSDHGKVCTLVTSLLGAYTPFYAAYAGTKAPVEHYTRAASKEFGERGISTGLTDIEDIVPYIRFMVSEGWWMTGQTILVNGGYCTK